A single region of the Sciurus carolinensis chromosome 14, mSciCar1.2, whole genome shotgun sequence genome encodes:
- the Zbtb34 gene encoding zinc finger and BTB domain-containing protein 34 isoform X4, which yields MSVEMDSSSFIQFDVPEYSSTVLSQLNELRLQGKLCDIIVHIQGQPFRAHKAVLAASSPYFRDHSALSTMSGLSISVIKNPNVFEQLLSFCYTGRMSLQLKDVVSFLTAASFLQMQCVIDKCTQILESIHSKISVGDVDSVTVGAEENPESRNGVKDGSFFTNPVEISPPYCPQVRQPTVSSDLRMETTPSKALRSRLQEEGHSDRGSSGSVSEYEIQIEGDHEQGDLLVRESQITEVKVKMEKSDRPSCSDSSSLGDDGYHTEMVDGEQVVAVNVGSYGSVLQHAYSYSQAASQPTSVSEAFGSLSNSSPSRSMLSCFRGGRARQKRALSVHLHSDLQGMVQGSDSEAVMNNPGYESSPRERSARGHWYPYNERLICIYCGKSFNQKGSLDRHMRLHMGITPFVCKFCGKKYTRKDQLEYHIRGHTDDKPFRCEICGKCFPFQGTLNQHLRKNHPGVAEVRSRMESPERTDVYVEQKLENDASASEMALDSRMEIHTVSDAPD from the coding sequence ATGTCAGTAGAAATGGACAGCAGCAGTTTTATTCAGTTTGACGTGCCCGAGTACAGCAGCACTGTTCTGAGCCAGCTAAACGAACTCCGCCTGCAAGGGAAACTATGTGACATCATTGTCCATATTCAGGGTCAGCCATTCCGAGCCCACAAAGCAGTCCTTGCTGCCAGTTCCCCTTATTTCCGGGACCATTCAGCATTAAGTACCATGAGTGGCTTGTCAATATCGGTGATTAAAAACCCCAATGTTTTTGAACAGTTGCTTTCCTTTTGTTACACTGGAAGAATGTCCTTGCAGCTGAAGGATGTTGTCAGTTTTCTGACTGCAGCCAGCTTTCTTCAGATGCAGTGTGTCATTGACAAGTGCACACAGATCCTAGAGAGCATCCATTCAAAAATAAGTGTTGGAGATGTCGACTCTGTCACTGTCGGTGCTGAGGAGAATCCCGAGAGCCGTAATGGAGTGAAAGACGGCAGCTTCTTCACCAACCCTGTTGAGATCTCCCCTCCATACTGCCCTCAGGTACGGCAGCCCACCGTGAGCAGTGATCTCCGGATGGAGACGACTCCCAGCAAAGCTTTGCGCAGCCGCTTACAGGAGGAGGGGCACTCAGACCGGGGGAGCAGTGGGAGTGTGTCCGAGTATGAGATTCAGATTGAAGGGGACCATGAGCAAGGGGACCTGTTGGTGAGAGAAAGCCAGATCACTGAGGTGAAAGTGAAGATGGAAAAGTCCGACCGACCCAGCTGTTCCGACAGCTCCTCCCTGGGTGATGACGGGTACCACACTGAAATGGTTGATGGGGAACAGGTTGTGGCAGTGAATGTGGGCTCCTATGGCTCTGTGCTCCAGCATGCGTATTCCTATTCCCAGGCAGCCTCACAGCCAACCAGTGTgtcagaagcttttggaagttTGAGTAATTCTAGCCCATCCAGGTCCATGCTGAGCTGTTTCCGAGGAGGGCGTGCCCGCCAGAAGCGGGCCCTGTCTGTCCACCTGCATAGTGACCTGCAGGGCATGGTACAGGGATCTGACAGTGAAGCTGTGATGAACAACCCTGGGTATGAGAGTAGTCCCCGGGAGAGGAGTGCAAGAGGTCACTGGTACCCATACAATGAGAGGTTGATCTGCATTTACTGTGGGAAGTCCTTCAACCAGAAAGGAAGCCTCGATAGGCACATGCGTCTCCATATGGGAATCACCCCCTTTGTGTGCAAGTTCTGTGGGAAGAAGTACACACGGAAGGACCAACTGGAGTACCACATCAGGGGCCACACTGATGATAAACCATTCCGCTGTGAGATCTGTGGGAAGTGCTTTCCATTCCAAGGTACCCTCAACCAGCACCTGCGGAAAAACCACCCAGGCGTCGCCGAAGTCAGGAGTCGCATGGAGTCCCCCGAGAGAACAGATGTGTATGTGGAACAGAAACTAGAAAATGATGCATCAGCCTCAGAGATGGCCCTAGATTCCCGGATGGAAATTCATACGGTGTCGGATGCTCCTGATTAA
- the Zbtb34 gene encoding zinc finger and BTB domain-containing protein 34 isoform X2 — translation MPQIPGRREQNYPRLRFMSVEMDSSSFIQFDVPEYSSTVLSQLNELRLQGKLCDIIVHIQGQPFRAHKAVLAASSPYFRDHSALSTMSGLSISVIKNPNVFEQLLSFCYTGRMSLQLKDVVSFLTAASFLQMQCVIDKCTQILESIHSKISVGDVDSVTVGAEENPESRNGVKDGSFFTNPVEISPPYCPQVRQPTVSSDLRMETTPSKALRSRLQEEGHSDRGSSGSVSEYEIQIEGDHEQGDLLVRESQITEVKVKMEKSDRPSCSDSSSLGDDGYHTEMVDGEQVVAVNVGSYGSVLQHAYSYSQAASQPTSVSEAFGSLSNSSPSRSMLSCFRGGRARQKRALSVHLHSDLQGMVQGSDSEAVMNNPGYESSPRERSARGHWYPYNERLICIYCGKSFNQKGSLDRHMRLHMGITPFVCKFCGKKYTRKDQLEYHIRGHTDDKPFRCEICGKCFPFQGTLNQHLRKNHPGVAEVRSRMESPERTDVYVEQKLENDASASEMALDSRMEIHTVSDAPD, via the exons ATGCCGCAGATTCCAGGCAGGAGGGAGCAGAACTATCCAAG ATTGCGCTTCATGTCAGTAGAAATGGACAGCAGCAGTTTTATTCAGTTTGACGTGCCCGAGTACAGCAGCACTGTTCTGAGCCAGCTAAACGAACTCCGCCTGCAAGGGAAACTATGTGACATCATTGTCCATATTCAGGGTCAGCCATTCCGAGCCCACAAAGCAGTCCTTGCTGCCAGTTCCCCTTATTTCCGGGACCATTCAGCATTAAGTACCATGAGTGGCTTGTCAATATCGGTGATTAAAAACCCCAATGTTTTTGAACAGTTGCTTTCCTTTTGTTACACTGGAAGAATGTCCTTGCAGCTGAAGGATGTTGTCAGTTTTCTGACTGCAGCCAGCTTTCTTCAGATGCAGTGTGTCATTGACAAGTGCACACAGATCCTAGAGAGCATCCATTCAAAAATAAGTGTTGGAGATGTCGACTCTGTCACTGTCGGTGCTGAGGAGAATCCCGAGAGCCGTAATGGAGTGAAAGACGGCAGCTTCTTCACCAACCCTGTTGAGATCTCCCCTCCATACTGCCCTCAGGTACGGCAGCCCACCGTGAGCAGTGATCTCCGGATGGAGACGACTCCCAGCAAAGCTTTGCGCAGCCGCTTACAGGAGGAGGGGCACTCAGACCGGGGGAGCAGTGGGAGTGTGTCCGAGTATGAGATTCAGATTGAAGGGGACCATGAGCAAGGGGACCTGTTGGTGAGAGAAAGCCAGATCACTGAGGTGAAAGTGAAGATGGAAAAGTCCGACCGACCCAGCTGTTCCGACAGCTCCTCCCTGGGTGATGACGGGTACCACACTGAAATGGTTGATGGGGAACAGGTTGTGGCAGTGAATGTGGGCTCCTATGGCTCTGTGCTCCAGCATGCGTATTCCTATTCCCAGGCAGCCTCACAGCCAACCAGTGTgtcagaagcttttggaagttTGAGTAATTCTAGCCCATCCAGGTCCATGCTGAGCTGTTTCCGAGGAGGGCGTGCCCGCCAGAAGCGGGCCCTGTCTGTCCACCTGCATAGTGACCTGCAGGGCATGGTACAGGGATCTGACAGTGAAGCTGTGATGAACAACCCTGGGTATGAGAGTAGTCCCCGGGAGAGGAGTGCAAGAGGTCACTGGTACCCATACAATGAGAGGTTGATCTGCATTTACTGTGGGAAGTCCTTCAACCAGAAAGGAAGCCTCGATAGGCACATGCGTCTCCATATGGGAATCACCCCCTTTGTGTGCAAGTTCTGTGGGAAGAAGTACACACGGAAGGACCAACTGGAGTACCACATCAGGGGCCACACTGATGATAAACCATTCCGCTGTGAGATCTGTGGGAAGTGCTTTCCATTCCAAGGTACCCTCAACCAGCACCTGCGGAAAAACCACCCAGGCGTCGCCGAAGTCAGGAGTCGCATGGAGTCCCCCGAGAGAACAGATGTGTATGTGGAACAGAAACTAGAAAATGATGCATCAGCCTCAGAGATGGCCCTAGATTCCCGGATGGAAATTCATACGGTGTCGGATGCTCCTGATTAA
- the Zbtb34 gene encoding zinc finger and BTB domain-containing protein 34 isoform X1 yields the protein MQFQSENVAWALYSSTPVLSKLMPQIPGRREQNYPRLRFMSVEMDSSSFIQFDVPEYSSTVLSQLNELRLQGKLCDIIVHIQGQPFRAHKAVLAASSPYFRDHSALSTMSGLSISVIKNPNVFEQLLSFCYTGRMSLQLKDVVSFLTAASFLQMQCVIDKCTQILESIHSKISVGDVDSVTVGAEENPESRNGVKDGSFFTNPVEISPPYCPQVRQPTVSSDLRMETTPSKALRSRLQEEGHSDRGSSGSVSEYEIQIEGDHEQGDLLVRESQITEVKVKMEKSDRPSCSDSSSLGDDGYHTEMVDGEQVVAVNVGSYGSVLQHAYSYSQAASQPTSVSEAFGSLSNSSPSRSMLSCFRGGRARQKRALSVHLHSDLQGMVQGSDSEAVMNNPGYESSPRERSARGHWYPYNERLICIYCGKSFNQKGSLDRHMRLHMGITPFVCKFCGKKYTRKDQLEYHIRGHTDDKPFRCEICGKCFPFQGTLNQHLRKNHPGVAEVRSRMESPERTDVYVEQKLENDASASEMALDSRMEIHTVSDAPD from the exons TCAGAAAATGTAGCCTGGGCACTCTACTCCTCTACTCCAGTTTTGAGCAAGCTGATGCCGCAGATTCCAGGCAGGAGGGAGCAGAACTATCCAAG ATTGCGCTTCATGTCAGTAGAAATGGACAGCAGCAGTTTTATTCAGTTTGACGTGCCCGAGTACAGCAGCACTGTTCTGAGCCAGCTAAACGAACTCCGCCTGCAAGGGAAACTATGTGACATCATTGTCCATATTCAGGGTCAGCCATTCCGAGCCCACAAAGCAGTCCTTGCTGCCAGTTCCCCTTATTTCCGGGACCATTCAGCATTAAGTACCATGAGTGGCTTGTCAATATCGGTGATTAAAAACCCCAATGTTTTTGAACAGTTGCTTTCCTTTTGTTACACTGGAAGAATGTCCTTGCAGCTGAAGGATGTTGTCAGTTTTCTGACTGCAGCCAGCTTTCTTCAGATGCAGTGTGTCATTGACAAGTGCACACAGATCCTAGAGAGCATCCATTCAAAAATAAGTGTTGGAGATGTCGACTCTGTCACTGTCGGTGCTGAGGAGAATCCCGAGAGCCGTAATGGAGTGAAAGACGGCAGCTTCTTCACCAACCCTGTTGAGATCTCCCCTCCATACTGCCCTCAGGTACGGCAGCCCACCGTGAGCAGTGATCTCCGGATGGAGACGACTCCCAGCAAAGCTTTGCGCAGCCGCTTACAGGAGGAGGGGCACTCAGACCGGGGGAGCAGTGGGAGTGTGTCCGAGTATGAGATTCAGATTGAAGGGGACCATGAGCAAGGGGACCTGTTGGTGAGAGAAAGCCAGATCACTGAGGTGAAAGTGAAGATGGAAAAGTCCGACCGACCCAGCTGTTCCGACAGCTCCTCCCTGGGTGATGACGGGTACCACACTGAAATGGTTGATGGGGAACAGGTTGTGGCAGTGAATGTGGGCTCCTATGGCTCTGTGCTCCAGCATGCGTATTCCTATTCCCAGGCAGCCTCACAGCCAACCAGTGTgtcagaagcttttggaagttTGAGTAATTCTAGCCCATCCAGGTCCATGCTGAGCTGTTTCCGAGGAGGGCGTGCCCGCCAGAAGCGGGCCCTGTCTGTCCACCTGCATAGTGACCTGCAGGGCATGGTACAGGGATCTGACAGTGAAGCTGTGATGAACAACCCTGGGTATGAGAGTAGTCCCCGGGAGAGGAGTGCAAGAGGTCACTGGTACCCATACAATGAGAGGTTGATCTGCATTTACTGTGGGAAGTCCTTCAACCAGAAAGGAAGCCTCGATAGGCACATGCGTCTCCATATGGGAATCACCCCCTTTGTGTGCAAGTTCTGTGGGAAGAAGTACACACGGAAGGACCAACTGGAGTACCACATCAGGGGCCACACTGATGATAAACCATTCCGCTGTGAGATCTGTGGGAAGTGCTTTCCATTCCAAGGTACCCTCAACCAGCACCTGCGGAAAAACCACCCAGGCGTCGCCGAAGTCAGGAGTCGCATGGAGTCCCCCGAGAGAACAGATGTGTATGTGGAACAGAAACTAGAAAATGATGCATCAGCCTCAGAGATGGCCCTAGATTCCCGGATGGAAATTCATACGGTGTCGGATGCTCCTGATTAA
- the Zbtb34 gene encoding zinc finger and BTB domain-containing protein 34 isoform X3, producing the protein MENLMEECNSRLRFMSVEMDSSSFIQFDVPEYSSTVLSQLNELRLQGKLCDIIVHIQGQPFRAHKAVLAASSPYFRDHSALSTMSGLSISVIKNPNVFEQLLSFCYTGRMSLQLKDVVSFLTAASFLQMQCVIDKCTQILESIHSKISVGDVDSVTVGAEENPESRNGVKDGSFFTNPVEISPPYCPQVRQPTVSSDLRMETTPSKALRSRLQEEGHSDRGSSGSVSEYEIQIEGDHEQGDLLVRESQITEVKVKMEKSDRPSCSDSSSLGDDGYHTEMVDGEQVVAVNVGSYGSVLQHAYSYSQAASQPTSVSEAFGSLSNSSPSRSMLSCFRGGRARQKRALSVHLHSDLQGMVQGSDSEAVMNNPGYESSPRERSARGHWYPYNERLICIYCGKSFNQKGSLDRHMRLHMGITPFVCKFCGKKYTRKDQLEYHIRGHTDDKPFRCEICGKCFPFQGTLNQHLRKNHPGVAEVRSRMESPERTDVYVEQKLENDASASEMALDSRMEIHTVSDAPD; encoded by the coding sequence ATTGCGCTTCATGTCAGTAGAAATGGACAGCAGCAGTTTTATTCAGTTTGACGTGCCCGAGTACAGCAGCACTGTTCTGAGCCAGCTAAACGAACTCCGCCTGCAAGGGAAACTATGTGACATCATTGTCCATATTCAGGGTCAGCCATTCCGAGCCCACAAAGCAGTCCTTGCTGCCAGTTCCCCTTATTTCCGGGACCATTCAGCATTAAGTACCATGAGTGGCTTGTCAATATCGGTGATTAAAAACCCCAATGTTTTTGAACAGTTGCTTTCCTTTTGTTACACTGGAAGAATGTCCTTGCAGCTGAAGGATGTTGTCAGTTTTCTGACTGCAGCCAGCTTTCTTCAGATGCAGTGTGTCATTGACAAGTGCACACAGATCCTAGAGAGCATCCATTCAAAAATAAGTGTTGGAGATGTCGACTCTGTCACTGTCGGTGCTGAGGAGAATCCCGAGAGCCGTAATGGAGTGAAAGACGGCAGCTTCTTCACCAACCCTGTTGAGATCTCCCCTCCATACTGCCCTCAGGTACGGCAGCCCACCGTGAGCAGTGATCTCCGGATGGAGACGACTCCCAGCAAAGCTTTGCGCAGCCGCTTACAGGAGGAGGGGCACTCAGACCGGGGGAGCAGTGGGAGTGTGTCCGAGTATGAGATTCAGATTGAAGGGGACCATGAGCAAGGGGACCTGTTGGTGAGAGAAAGCCAGATCACTGAGGTGAAAGTGAAGATGGAAAAGTCCGACCGACCCAGCTGTTCCGACAGCTCCTCCCTGGGTGATGACGGGTACCACACTGAAATGGTTGATGGGGAACAGGTTGTGGCAGTGAATGTGGGCTCCTATGGCTCTGTGCTCCAGCATGCGTATTCCTATTCCCAGGCAGCCTCACAGCCAACCAGTGTgtcagaagcttttggaagttTGAGTAATTCTAGCCCATCCAGGTCCATGCTGAGCTGTTTCCGAGGAGGGCGTGCCCGCCAGAAGCGGGCCCTGTCTGTCCACCTGCATAGTGACCTGCAGGGCATGGTACAGGGATCTGACAGTGAAGCTGTGATGAACAACCCTGGGTATGAGAGTAGTCCCCGGGAGAGGAGTGCAAGAGGTCACTGGTACCCATACAATGAGAGGTTGATCTGCATTTACTGTGGGAAGTCCTTCAACCAGAAAGGAAGCCTCGATAGGCACATGCGTCTCCATATGGGAATCACCCCCTTTGTGTGCAAGTTCTGTGGGAAGAAGTACACACGGAAGGACCAACTGGAGTACCACATCAGGGGCCACACTGATGATAAACCATTCCGCTGTGAGATCTGTGGGAAGTGCTTTCCATTCCAAGGTACCCTCAACCAGCACCTGCGGAAAAACCACCCAGGCGTCGCCGAAGTCAGGAGTCGCATGGAGTCCCCCGAGAGAACAGATGTGTATGTGGAACAGAAACTAGAAAATGATGCATCAGCCTCAGAGATGGCCCTAGATTCCCGGATGGAAATTCATACGGTGTCGGATGCTCCTGATTAA